A single region of the bacterium genome encodes:
- a CDS encoding M23 family metallopeptidase, whose product MMALRMGRIGGLVGGLLLLVAAAVLLYGKLEGEVPELWLSPDPVAIGKLTKFKLSAEDRRSGLKELKVSLEQGARVVKVLEESFPSGTHQVERVLEISADALQFQEGTALFRAEVKDRSWRGGNPRVLTANVRVDTRPPSLSILSPFHYLNQGGSGVVAFRASEPLASGGVRVGERWFRAYPMGSDNGWFALFAVSHDASPQVPIHLEAEDLAGNRTTAQFKYQIRPKKFRQDSIRLSEEFLQRILPYFLERDQALKGQPQEMFLQINRELRKQNELSIQEICSKTHPEPLWSGSFLRMANAKPMAGFADRRTYIWKDKAIDEQVHLGVDLASLVTSPVEAANKGRVVFAGELGIYGNTVVLDHGCGLFSMYSHLSQISAAMGQVVGKGERLGLSGSTGLAGGDHLHFSILVGGVYVNPIEWWDPHWLKDNIEDKLALLLKPTGS is encoded by the coding sequence ATGATGGCGCTTCGTATGGGAAGGATTGGGGGCTTAGTTGGGGGGCTCTTGCTCTTGGTGGCAGCAGCAGTGCTCCTCTATGGAAAGCTTGAAGGGGAAGTGCCCGAGCTATGGTTGTCTCCGGATCCTGTGGCCATAGGCAAGCTAACGAAATTCAAACTCTCAGCAGAGGATCGTAGATCTGGCCTGAAAGAGCTCAAGGTGAGTCTGGAGCAAGGCGCAAGGGTTGTAAAGGTGCTGGAGGAGTCATTTCCTTCAGGTACTCATCAGGTGGAAAGAGTCCTTGAGATTTCGGCTGATGCTCTACAGTTTCAAGAGGGGACAGCCCTTTTTCGGGCAGAGGTTAAAGACCGCTCTTGGAGGGGAGGCAACCCCAGGGTTCTAACAGCCAATGTGAGGGTGGACACAAGGCCTCCAAGCCTCTCGATTCTCAGCCCCTTCCACTACTTGAATCAGGGCGGGTCAGGTGTGGTGGCTTTCCGGGCTTCAGAGCCTTTGGCCAGCGGTGGGGTAAGGGTGGGCGAAAGGTGGTTTAGGGCTTATCCAATGGGCTCAGACAATGGTTGGTTTGCCCTTTTCGCGGTGTCCCATGATGCTTCCCCTCAGGTTCCCATTCACCTGGAAGCCGAGGATCTGGCCGGCAACAGGACCACGGCACAGTTCAAGTATCAGATAAGACCCAAGAAGTTTAGGCAGGACTCCATCCGTTTGAGCGAGGAGTTCTTGCAAAGAATTCTTCCGTATTTTCTTGAGAGGGACCAGGCCCTGAAAGGCCAGCCCCAGGAGATGTTTCTCCAGATCAACAGGGAACTCAGGAAACAAAACGAGCTGAGCATTCAAGAAATCTGCAGTAAGACCCATCCCGAACCCCTTTGGTCAGGATCTTTTCTGCGCATGGCCAATGCAAAACCCATGGCTGGCTTCGCAGACAGACGCACCTACATCTGGAAAGACAAGGCCATAGACGAGCAAGTGCACCTTGGGGTGGATCTGGCTTCTCTGGTCACAAGTCCTGTGGAGGCAGCCAACAAGGGCCGGGTGGTTTTTGCAGGAGAGCTGGGCATATATGGCAACACAGTGGTTTTGGACCATGGATGCGGGCTCTTCAGCATGTACTCCCATCTCAGCCAGATCTCTGCTGCCATGGGCCAGGTTGTGGGAAAAGGGGAGAGGTTGGGCTTGTCAGGAAGTACTGGCCTGGCCGGGGGGGATCACCTGCACTTCAGCATCCTTGTGGGTGGGGTCTATGTGAACCCCATAGAGTGGTGGGATCCCCACTGGCTCAAGGATAACATAGAAGACAAACTGGCTCTCTTGCTCAAACCCACGGGATCTTGA
- a CDS encoding ABC transporter substrate-binding protein, which translates to MKRVWISGWVVLLALGLACSGVLAPSQVSAQQEVTIGVIYPLTGGAASAGRELQYGAELAAEIANNVMAELAMDMAKNAGIKSLNGAKIKLVFKDHEGNPTLGADLAKKLILDDKVVGILGCYHSSVTKAVSAVCEQYKVPMINDSSTSPILTQQGYKWFWRTTPHDGTFTKDLFEFLKGLSEGKAKGVKAVPKQELMNLAAACEKTEWGSAASGLIEKYAKEYGYDLKRNLLYAAKSADLSSEVRSLLAVKPDGMLFASYTSDAILMLKTLKAEKAKPKLIWGQDAGFETPEFRTTLGEDIVGVLTRTVFSPKLGQVKKISGQVNELYKKKTGYDLSDASARGFTGVQTWVHVLEKAGSTKPEAIQAAANEIHIPGEQLVVPWKGIKFSTSGEEIGQNLLGSGIIGQYQKNQAGEVVLEIVYPFELATANLIYPFKGF; encoded by the coding sequence ATGAAAAGGGTATGGATTTCGGGGTGGGTTGTTCTGTTGGCTTTGGGCCTGGCATGCAGCGGGGTGCTTGCCCCCTCCCAGGTCTCAGCCCAGCAGGAGGTTACCATAGGGGTCATCTATCCTCTCACAGGAGGAGCGGCTTCAGCTGGAAGAGAGCTGCAGTACGGGGCTGAGCTGGCTGCTGAGATAGCCAACAATGTCATGGCAGAGTTGGCCATGGACATGGCAAAGAACGCTGGGATAAAGAGTCTCAATGGGGCCAAGATAAAGCTTGTATTCAAGGACCATGAAGGCAACCCGACCCTGGGAGCCGACCTGGCCAAGAAACTGATTTTGGATGACAAGGTGGTGGGCATTCTGGGCTGTTACCACAGCTCTGTTACCAAGGCTGTCAGTGCCGTATGCGAGCAATACAAGGTGCCCATGATAAATGATTCTTCCACCTCCCCGATTCTTACCCAGCAGGGTTACAAATGGTTCTGGCGCACCACTCCCCATGATGGCACCTTCACCAAGGATCTCTTCGAATTCCTCAAAGGCTTGAGTGAGGGGAAAGCCAAAGGAGTCAAAGCAGTCCCCAAGCAGGAACTCATGAATTTGGCGGCCGCATGTGAGAAGACCGAGTGGGGATCTGCTGCATCCGGGCTAATAGAGAAGTACGCCAAGGAGTATGGATATGATCTGAAACGCAATCTACTCTATGCTGCCAAATCTGCGGATCTTTCAAGCGAGGTGAGATCTTTACTGGCAGTCAAGCCCGACGGGATGCTCTTTGCTTCTTATACATCAGATGCCATACTCATGCTCAAGACACTCAAGGCAGAGAAGGCCAAGCCCAAATTGATCTGGGGACAGGACGCAGGCTTCGAAACCCCTGAGTTCAGAACCACGCTTGGAGAGGACATAGTAGGAGTTCTGACCAGGACCGTATTCTCCCCCAAGCTGGGTCAGGTCAAGAAGATCTCGGGCCAGGTAAACGAGCTTTACAAGAAAAAGACCGGGTACGACCTGAGCGATGCCTCGGCCAGGGGGTTCACGGGGGTTCAGACCTGGGTTCACGTGTTGGAGAAGGCTGGCTCTACCAAACCTGAGGCCATCCAGGCTGCAGCCAACGAGATCCACATTCCAGGGGAGCAACTGGTGGTGCCTTGGAAGGGCATAAAATTCTCCACATCTGGTGAGGAGATAGGCCAGAATCTCTTGGGATCGGGTATCATCGGCCAATATCAGAAAAACCAGGCCGGAGAGGTAGTCTTGGAAATCGTCTATCCCTTTGAGCTGGCTACAGCCAACCTCATTTACCCTTTCAAGGGTTTTTGA
- a CDS encoding MgtC/SapB family protein — protein MDWAALFDTSELLEASVKLFVAALLGAMVGYEREAHGEAAGFRTFILVSVGSCLIMMVSIHLESLYRDFRMESAVRVDPGRIASYALAGMGFLGAGAIIMGRSTVRGLTTAAGLWLMTAIGLAVGSGYVIPAILATLLGVFVLFSLRRARQWFNRDVYSTIVLSFQDSKPRLNEVEAVVQKYPFTRITFVNFHRSLEKNTLVYRLNMISKEGLEWQELTQELARLPGLKEITLEEGRVV, from the coding sequence TTGGACTGGGCGGCTCTTTTTGACACCTCAGAACTTCTAGAGGCCTCTGTGAAGCTCTTTGTGGCAGCTCTTTTGGGAGCCATGGTGGGCTACGAAAGGGAAGCCCATGGTGAGGCTGCCGGATTCAGAACCTTCATACTGGTCTCTGTGGGCTCCTGTCTCATTATGATGGTCTCCATACACCTGGAGAGTCTCTATAGGGATTTCAGGATGGAAAGCGCTGTTAGGGTGGACCCAGGCAGAATAGCCTCCTATGCGCTGGCAGGAATGGGTTTCTTGGGCGCAGGGGCCATCATCATGGGCCGCAGCACAGTCAGGGGTCTCACCACTGCTGCCGGACTCTGGCTCATGACAGCAATAGGACTGGCAGTGGGAAGTGGATACGTGATCCCGGCCATCCTGGCCACGCTTCTGGGGGTATTCGTACTTTTCAGTCTTAGGAGAGCCAGGCAGTGGTTCAACAGAGACGTTTATTCAACCATTGTACTTAGTTTCCAAGACTCAAAACCTCGCCTGAATGAAGTGGAGGCCGTGGTGCAGAAGTATCCTTTTACAAGGATCACCTTTGTGAACTTCCACAGGTCCCTGGAAAAAAACACCTTGGTTTACAGACTGAATATGATCTCCAAGGAAGGCCTGGAGTGGCAGGAACTCACACAGGAGCTGGCAAGGCTGCCCGGACTAAAGGAGATCACCCTGGAAGAGGGCCGTGTGGTCTGA
- a CDS encoding ABC transporter ATP-binding protein, with translation MPVQLEGEEDLAGGLLETVEVEVRYRGLPVVQEVSISVPERHTACVLGANGAGKSSLLRGIMGAQRISRGKVLWEGRQIQGLPTEKIVGLGIVYVPEQRMLFGPLSVEENLKLGAYLLKDRLQVQKNLESVYSLFPRLRERSSQAASTLSGGEQQMLAIGRGLMSQPRLLMLDEPSLGLAPMLVSELLGTVGRLKEQGMTILLVEQNVKEALQLADLGYVLQAGRVVLQGNSSDLISSDLVRRAYLGL, from the coding sequence ATGCCCGTGCAACTGGAAGGAGAAGAGGATTTGGCAGGGGGGCTTTTGGAGACTGTTGAGGTGGAAGTGCGATACAGGGGGCTTCCTGTGGTGCAGGAAGTTTCCATCAGCGTACCTGAGAGACACACGGCCTGTGTGTTGGGAGCCAACGGAGCTGGAAAATCCTCCCTTCTCAGGGGCATTATGGGGGCCCAGAGGATATCAAGGGGCAAGGTCTTGTGGGAAGGCAGGCAGATACAGGGGCTTCCCACAGAGAAAATAGTGGGGCTGGGTATAGTGTATGTGCCTGAACAGAGGATGCTCTTTGGCCCCCTCTCGGTGGAGGAGAATCTGAAACTAGGGGCCTATCTTCTCAAAGACCGACTTCAGGTTCAAAAAAACCTTGAGTCCGTATACTCTCTTTTCCCCAGACTCAGGGAAAGAAGCTCCCAGGCTGCATCGACTCTCTCAGGGGGCGAGCAGCAGATGCTGGCCATCGGAAGGGGACTCATGTCCCAACCCAGACTCTTGATGCTGGATGAGCCCTCCTTGGGGCTGGCTCCCATGTTGGTCAGCGAGCTGCTGGGAACCGTGGGAAGGCTAAAAGAGCAAGGTATGACAATACTTCTCGTGGAGCAAAACGTAAAAGAGGCCTTACAACTTGCTGACCTAGGCTACGTGCTGCAGGCAGGCAGAGTGGTACTGCAAGGTAATTCTTCAGATTTGATCTCCTCGGACTTGGTCAGAAGGGCCTATTTGGGGCTCTGA
- a CDS encoding biotin-dependent carboxyltransferase family protein gives MLWHKDNSELPAFQVLEPGAMTTVQDLGRFGFQAFGVPVSGALDQFSARVANWLVGNPSGAALLEVTFMGPKLKVQGDCQVAVTGAEVQLLLNGKEAQTWRALRVRPGDEIWVRQAKAGMRAYLAVTGGVEVPLVMGSRSTYVGARLGGLEGRPLKKGDVILRGSACPREQQMRLPDEYKPLWNQQIRLRTVLGPQEDFFEEGLKVFLESQFLVSPQIDRMGYRLDGPQVHRKPEAPQSIISEPSLPGAVQIPPDGKPIVLLVEQTVGGYAKIATVIWPDLPFLAQARPGDRIRFSAVTLAEAHQIYREFMARLEAIRMLLEAPAENPFSLAP, from the coding sequence ATGCTCTGGCACAAAGACAACTCTGAGCTCCCGGCCTTTCAAGTTCTGGAACCAGGTGCCATGACCACGGTCCAGGATCTGGGCCGTTTTGGATTTCAGGCCTTCGGAGTGCCCGTCTCTGGTGCTCTGGACCAGTTCTCGGCCAGGGTGGCCAACTGGCTGGTGGGAAATCCCTCAGGAGCAGCACTCCTGGAAGTCACATTCATGGGCCCCAAGCTGAAGGTCCAAGGAGATTGTCAGGTGGCCGTTACCGGGGCAGAGGTACAACTATTGCTGAACGGCAAGGAGGCACAGACCTGGAGAGCCTTGAGGGTCAGGCCAGGGGATGAGATTTGGGTCAGGCAGGCCAAGGCGGGCATGAGAGCTTACCTGGCAGTGACAGGAGGAGTGGAGGTGCCCTTGGTCATGGGGAGCCGCTCCACTTACGTGGGGGCTCGACTGGGGGGCTTGGAAGGCCGCCCCCTCAAGAAAGGGGATGTGATCCTGAGGGGATCGGCCTGTCCCAGAGAACAACAGATGAGATTGCCAGATGAGTATAAGCCCCTTTGGAATCAGCAGATCAGGCTCAGAACCGTTTTGGGCCCTCAGGAGGATTTCTTTGAGGAGGGCTTGAAGGTCTTTTTGGAATCTCAGTTCCTGGTTTCACCTCAAATAGACAGGATGGGCTACAGACTGGATGGCCCCCAGGTGCACAGGAAACCAGAGGCTCCCCAAAGTATTATTTCAGAGCCTAGCCTGCCAGGGGCTGTCCAGATCCCGCCGGATGGTAAACCCATAGTGCTCCTGGTGGAGCAGACCGTAGGGGGCTATGCCAAGATAGCCACGGTGATCTGGCCGGATCTGCCTTTTTTGGCTCAAGCCAGACCAGGGGATCGCATCAGATTCTCAGCAGTGACACTTGCCGAGGCTCATCAGATTTACAGGGAGTTCATGGCCAGACTGGAGGCCATCAGGATGTTGCTGGAGGCCCCGGCCGAGAATCCTTTTTCCTTAGCACCTTAA
- the pxpB gene encoding 5-oxoprolinase subunit PxpB, translating to MGLYREPLLRLMGDRGVLLEYGDSIEPEVNLKVRTMAALLESRPIKGILEAVPTYRSLLIIYDPMLTEPQSLRESLRALEKITTQANVPPPRLIEIPVCYGGELGPDIEFVANYHKIKVDEVIRIHSSPCYQIYMMGFTPGFPFLGVLPKILETPRLDTPRLHVPAGSVAIASNQTGIYPISSPGGWRLIGRTPIKLFRPEEREPFLYKAGDLIKFIPVDRKEFDALAQRQL from the coding sequence ATGGGTCTTTACAGGGAGCCTCTCTTGCGGCTCATGGGGGATCGGGGAGTCCTTCTGGAGTATGGCGACTCCATAGAGCCAGAGGTTAATCTCAAGGTCAGGACCATGGCCGCACTGCTGGAATCAAGACCCATAAAGGGCATCTTGGAAGCTGTACCCACGTACAGATCTCTTCTTATCATTTACGACCCCATGCTCACAGAGCCCCAATCCCTGAGGGAAAGCTTGAGAGCCTTGGAAAAAATTACCACCCAGGCTAATGTACCCCCTCCCAGGCTAATAGAAATCCCGGTGTGCTACGGTGGAGAGTTGGGCCCTGACATTGAATTCGTGGCCAATTACCACAAAATCAAGGTGGATGAGGTCATACGTATTCATTCCTCGCCATGCTACCAGATCTACATGATGGGCTTCACACCAGGATTTCCTTTCCTTGGAGTCCTGCCCAAGATATTGGAGACGCCGCGTCTTGATACCCCCAGGCTCCATGTGCCAGCCGGAAGCGTGGCCATAGCTTCAAACCAGACAGGTATCTACCCCATTTCCAGCCCAGGGGGCTGGCGCCTCATTGGAAGGACACCCATCAAGCTCTTCAGGCCCGAGGAAAGGGAGCCTTTCTTGTACAAGGCAGGGGATCTCATAAAATTCATACCCGTAGACAGGAAGGAATTTGATGCTCTGGCACAAAGACAACTCTGA
- a CDS encoding branched-chain amino acid ABC transporter permease, producing the protein MEALRNALDFSDFPRTDLVVAAVVAAVLVAFPLMPYSSFAMATMIQFLMFSIYGMGWNTIGGYGGQVDLGKAQYVGIGAYTTAVMLIRWDVPFWVSMPVGMALAVGWSFVIGYPLFKLKGHYFAIATIATSLVIKDLFEVWDFVGAARGLHISPVKYPPPDFLRLIFKEDVYYYYFLLGFFFLGILIINWFRHSRLGFQLRAIRDNEDLARSLGINVHWAKIKTYALATAFVSAVGSFHAVYIKNIEPEDTMSLDISVLIALMAMLGGAGSLWGPIIGAGILIPLKSYLKEWLGAKAGLIGIDLILYAVIIMLVSAVEPKGIWGLLDRLRRAKRSR; encoded by the coding sequence ATGGAAGCGCTGAGAAACGCCCTGGACTTCTCGGATTTTCCCCGCACAGATCTGGTTGTGGCAGCCGTGGTGGCTGCTGTGCTGGTGGCATTCCCTCTGATGCCTTATTCCTCCTTTGCCATGGCCACCATGATCCAGTTTCTGATGTTTTCCATATATGGCATGGGCTGGAACACCATCGGTGGGTACGGGGGTCAGGTGGATCTGGGCAAGGCCCAATATGTGGGGATAGGGGCATACACCACTGCCGTAATGCTCATAAGGTGGGACGTGCCCTTCTGGGTTTCCATGCCTGTGGGCATGGCTTTGGCAGTGGGATGGTCTTTTGTCATAGGTTATCCCCTTTTCAAGTTGAAAGGACACTACTTTGCCATAGCCACCATAGCCACCTCCCTGGTGATCAAGGATCTTTTCGAGGTCTGGGACTTTGTGGGAGCAGCCAGAGGGCTCCATATATCTCCGGTCAAGTACCCCCCACCGGACTTCCTGAGGCTCATCTTCAAGGAGGATGTTTACTACTACTATTTTCTCCTGGGCTTTTTCTTTCTGGGGATTCTGATAATCAACTGGTTCCGACACTCCAGGCTGGGCTTCCAGCTTAGGGCCATAAGGGACAACGAGGATTTGGCGCGTTCCCTGGGGATAAACGTCCACTGGGCCAAGATAAAGACCTATGCCCTGGCCACTGCCTTCGTGAGTGCTGTGGGATCCTTCCATGCTGTGTACATAAAGAACATAGAGCCTGAAGACACCATGAGTTTGGACATCTCAGTGCTCATAGCCTTGATGGCCATGCTGGGCGGGGCTGGCTCACTGTGGGGGCCCATAATAGGGGCAGGGATCCTCATTCCTCTGAAGAGTTACCTGAAAGAGTGGTTGGGAGCCAAGGCTGGTCTCATAGGCATAGATCTGATCCTTTATGCTGTGATAATCATGCTGGTCTCGGCAGTGGAGCCCAAGGGAATTTGGGGGCTGCTGGACAGGCTGCGCAGGGCAAAAAGGAGCAGGTGA
- a CDS encoding branched-chain amino acid ABC transporter permease → MALDVLVASLVAGLLIGMVLALVALGLTIIFGVMDIVNFAHGEFLMVGMYTGLLVAQGARMEPLLTLPLAAMVGFVLGWLCYFLFVKFLLRGPMVAQLLGTFGLMLFLRNLALLFFGSEDRAIHHGLLVGKSISLGMGVSVPATKLAAAFLAVSAFAAVWLLINRTKVGKALQATALNAQGARYMGIPTDRMNGLAWGIGGATVTIAGALLVNFWAVNPYVGLLFTMLAFTIVALGGFGSVPGAFLAGLVVGLITEIPGIWDSLSLALDWRWMMDVPMTSFKYTWVYLAYFIIMLARPKGLFGWKR, encoded by the coding sequence TTGGCGCTCGATGTGCTTGTGGCATCCCTGGTGGCGGGGCTTCTCATAGGTATGGTCCTGGCTTTGGTGGCTCTGGGATTGACCATAATCTTCGGGGTCATGGACATAGTGAACTTTGCCCATGGGGAGTTTCTCATGGTGGGGATGTACACCGGCCTTTTGGTGGCCCAAGGGGCAAGGATGGAGCCTCTTCTCACTTTGCCTTTGGCTGCCATGGTGGGCTTTGTGCTGGGCTGGTTGTGTTATTTTCTCTTTGTGAAGTTTCTCTTGAGGGGGCCCATGGTGGCCCAACTCCTGGGGACCTTTGGCCTCATGCTATTTCTTAGAAATCTGGCCTTGCTCTTTTTCGGTTCCGAGGACAGGGCAATCCATCACGGGCTTCTTGTGGGAAAGAGCATATCTCTGGGCATGGGGGTGAGTGTCCCGGCCACCAAACTGGCTGCTGCTTTTCTGGCAGTCTCGGCTTTTGCGGCCGTGTGGCTCCTTATAAACAGGACAAAGGTGGGCAAGGCCCTTCAGGCCACGGCTCTCAATGCCCAGGGAGCCAGGTACATGGGGATCCCCACCGACAGGATGAACGGCCTGGCCTGGGGCATAGGCGGGGCCACCGTAACCATTGCAGGAGCGCTCTTGGTGAATTTCTGGGCGGTCAATCCATATGTAGGACTTCTTTTCACCATGTTGGCCTTTACCATAGTGGCCTTGGGGGGTTTTGGGAGTGTTCCCGGGGCATTTCTGGCAGGGCTGGTGGTGGGGCTGATAACAGAGATCCCCGGGATTTGGGATTCACTGTCTTTGGCCTTGGATTGGCGTTGGATGATGGATGTGCCCATGACATCTTTCAAGTACACCTGGGTATACCTGGCATATTTCATAATCATGCTGGCCAGGCCCAAAGGGCTCTTCGGATGGAAGCGCTGA
- a CDS encoding putative hydro-lyase, protein MSGQPTRVPETPREFRQLVREGKWAGPTAGCCPGHTQVNLVILPARYAFHFLVFCQRNPKPCPVLEVLEEGVWEPMYSAPGADVRRDVPRYRIFGGDRVEERNDIMEVWREDLVSFLLGCSFTFEWALMEAGVPVRHVEEGKNVPMFKTKLPCLPAGPFRGEMVVTMRPIPGPLVSKAVQITSRFPGVHGAPVHVGDPGALGILDLQKPDFGDPVSVKPGEVPVFWACGVTPQVALLNARPELAITHAPGHMLVTDLREKDLAIF, encoded by the coding sequence ATGAGTGGGCAACCTACAAGAGTGCCCGAAACCCCCCGGGAGTTTCGGCAGCTGGTCAGAGAAGGCAAGTGGGCCGGGCCAACGGCTGGATGCTGCCCGGGTCACACCCAGGTCAATCTGGTGATTTTGCCTGCCAGGTACGCCTTTCACTTCCTTGTGTTCTGCCAGAGGAATCCCAAGCCCTGCCCGGTCTTGGAGGTCCTGGAGGAGGGGGTTTGGGAACCCATGTACAGCGCCCCAGGGGCGGATGTGAGAAGGGATGTTCCCAGGTACAGGATCTTTGGTGGAGACCGGGTGGAAGAGCGAAATGACATAATGGAGGTTTGGAGGGAAGATCTGGTCAGCTTCCTGCTGGGTTGCAGTTTCACCTTTGAATGGGCCTTGATGGAGGCAGGTGTACCTGTTCGGCACGTGGAGGAGGGGAAAAACGTGCCCATGTTTAAGACCAAGCTGCCTTGTCTGCCCGCAGGCCCTTTTAGGGGGGAAATGGTAGTTACCATGAGGCCCATTCCAGGTCCCCTGGTGAGCAAGGCTGTTCAGATTACTTCCCGTTTTCCCGGGGTGCACGGGGCTCCGGTGCACGTGGGGGATCCAGGGGCGCTGGGAATCCTGGATCTTCAGAAACCTGATTTTGGGGATCCTGTCAGCGTGAAACCAGGGGAGGTCCCGGTTTTCTGGGCCTGCGGAGTAACCCCCCAGGTGGCACTCCTGAACGCCAGGCCAGAGCTGGCCATCACCCATGCCCCAGGGCACATGTTGGTGACAGATCTGAGGGAAAAAGACCTGGCGATTTTCTAG
- a CDS encoding 5-oxoprolinase subunit PxpA: protein MKIDLNCDMGESFGMYKLGMDEEVMNHITSANIACGWHAGDAMVMDHTVSLAKKKSVGVGAHPGYPDLQGFGRRYMECTPEEIRNYVIYQIGALRAFCMAHGVTMTHVKAHGALYLAAVENQVVAKAVAEAVLSVDPHLLYVGLAGAKGEKMRRIGEELGLKVVYEAFPDRAYTPEGTLVPRSQKGAVIHDPSIVAQRALLMAKEGKVVAVDGTVVPMEVQTLCVHGDNPAAVQLVQTIRETLESQGISVQPMGLWARAGA from the coding sequence ATGAAAATCGATTTGAACTGCGACATGGGAGAAAGCTTCGGGATGTACAAGCTGGGCATGGACGAAGAGGTCATGAATCACATAACCTCTGCCAACATTGCCTGTGGCTGGCATGCCGGGGATGCAATGGTCATGGATCACACCGTAAGCCTTGCCAAAAAGAAGTCTGTGGGAGTTGGAGCCCACCCAGGATATCCTGACCTGCAGGGCTTCGGACGTCGCTACATGGAGTGCACCCCTGAGGAGATCCGCAATTACGTCATTTACCAGATAGGAGCCCTCAGAGCCTTCTGCATGGCACATGGTGTCACAATGACTCATGTGAAGGCTCATGGAGCGCTTTATCTGGCTGCGGTGGAAAACCAAGTGGTGGCCAAGGCAGTGGCCGAGGCAGTGCTGAGCGTGGATCCCCATCTGCTCTACGTGGGCTTGGCCGGAGCCAAAGGAGAAAAAATGCGGCGCATAGGGGAAGAGTTGGGGCTCAAAGTAGTATACGAGGCCTTCCCTGACAGGGCATACACCCCTGAGGGGACCCTGGTTCCCAGAAGCCAGAAAGGAGCTGTCATACATGACCCATCCATAGTGGCTCAAAGGGCCCTTCTCATGGCCAAGGAGGGCAAGGTGGTGGCAGTGGATGGGACAGTGGTTCCCATGGAAGTGCAGACTCTATGTGTTCACGGGGACAACCCTGCCGCAGTACAACTGGTGCAAACCATCAGGGAGACTCTGGAGAGCCAGGGCATAAGTGTCCAGCCCATGGGCCTATGGGCCAGGGCCGGAGCATGA
- a CDS encoding ABC transporter ATP-binding protein: MGLLVVEDLTKDFGGLRANDRISFQVQEGELVGLIGPNGAGKTTLFHCISGHHPVTSGKIFFGGEDITDLQAHEVARRGLARTFQVYAASGDLTVEEYVMVGAFMRTRSRAKARARARWTLGELGLMDRAQRLLTEIPVPAQKLVTMAVAVATQPRMLLLDEVAAGLNPQEVEEVKQTIRHIHKDMGVTVVLIEHVMALVMDISHRVIVLDAGRKIAEGPPEDIASDPLVIKAYLGERYAQKEA; this comes from the coding sequence ATGGGTCTGCTGGTGGTGGAGGACCTGACAAAGGATTTCGGCGGGCTCAGGGCCAATGACAGAATATCCTTCCAGGTGCAGGAAGGAGAGCTGGTAGGTCTCATAGGTCCAAACGGAGCCGGAAAGACGACCCTCTTTCATTGTATTTCAGGTCACCACCCTGTCACCTCTGGAAAGATCTTTTTTGGTGGAGAGGATATCACAGACCTGCAAGCGCATGAGGTGGCCAGGAGGGGGTTGGCCCGCACCTTTCAAGTGTACGCAGCCAGCGGGGATCTGACCGTGGAGGAATATGTCATGGTGGGGGCTTTCATGCGCACTCGTTCCAGGGCCAAAGCCAGGGCACGGGCCCGCTGGACCTTGGGCGAGCTGGGCCTCATGGACAGAGCCCAAAGGCTCCTTACAGAGATTCCTGTGCCGGCCCAGAAGCTTGTGACCATGGCCGTGGCCGTTGCCACTCAGCCCAGGATGCTGCTCTTGGACGAGGTGGCAGCAGGGCTCAATCCCCAGGAGGTGGAGGAGGTCAAGCAGACCATAAGACACATTCACAAGGACATGGGCGTTACCGTGGTGCTCATAGAACACGTCATGGCTCTGGTCATGGATATAAGCCACAGGGTCATAGTGCTGGACGCAGGCAGGAAGATAGCCGAAGGCCCACCTGAAGACATAGCTTCTGATCCCCTGGTCATAAAGGCTTATCTGGGGGAGCGGTACGCTCAAAAAGAGGCCTGA